A DNA window from Luteolibacter luteus contains the following coding sequences:
- a CDS encoding DNA translocase FtsK — MAKSDNRKRGEVSEAPRWSNEVIGIILICAGLLAFLSVVSYSTDDLPSDWANWMEIFRGKNHNLIGGLGVALGFVQVALFGAAGYIVPVALIWFGVVKLVFDGRLWPRTMIGFIILTLSGAAFMHAWHGGERIDISRHAGGVIGHLLGNYLFLPLLSRIGSMLFLGAAYLVSLILLTGQPPVKFVKGVNQLILDQIARQRERRAEAALQASKDELRNNEREKERERRRKEREAGKPAPEPIATQPEAQQELPLRETPAPQIIDASQRRIEAPKPGDKPFERKTPSHLSLSVAGFEDYELPGFDLLDEVEETEAPEANRDELLATQRTIIDTLRAFGIEVTPGDITRGPTITRYEIYPSTGLRVSRISQLEADIARATCAERINILAPIPGKDTVGIELANSQKVSVPLRELLQDPEFRSAKKKIPLALGKDVYGKTVIGDLAAMPHLLVAGATGSGKSVCINSIIASMLFKFGPDELRFIMVDPKVVEMQMYNKLPHLVVPVVTDPKKVVAALKWVVNEMEKRYRVFAKTGVRNFDAFNHRVRPEKTEAAAEEAKDDTPPWNADEEVDMESIESIAAALESGELGPEAEEDELPIEEEKIPDRYPYIVVLIDELADLMQTAPADVEMCIARIAQKARAAGIHLIIATQTPRADVVTGIIKANIPCRIAFQVSSQLDSRVILDTKGAEKLVGKGDMLYLPPGSAKLERSQGAFVSDEEVERLVDHCAAQAEPNFETDIQRSIDSGGDDGEDEDDISPADEELIMKCIEVARQEQKCSTSLLQRRLRLGYTRAARMVDILEARGVVGPGDGAKPREVYLK, encoded by the coding sequence ATGGCAAAGAGCGATAACCGAAAGCGCGGCGAAGTGTCCGAGGCACCCCGATGGTCCAATGAGGTCATCGGCATCATCCTGATTTGTGCCGGCCTCCTCGCCTTCCTTTCCGTGGTCTCCTACTCGACCGATGATCTGCCGTCCGACTGGGCGAACTGGATGGAGATCTTCCGCGGAAAGAATCACAACCTGATCGGGGGTCTCGGGGTGGCGCTGGGCTTTGTCCAAGTAGCGCTGTTTGGAGCGGCGGGCTACATCGTCCCGGTCGCGCTCATCTGGTTTGGCGTGGTGAAGCTGGTCTTCGATGGCCGCCTGTGGCCACGGACGATGATCGGCTTCATCATCCTGACCCTCAGCGGTGCCGCTTTCATGCACGCATGGCATGGGGGCGAACGCATCGACATTTCCCGGCATGCGGGCGGGGTGATCGGACATCTTCTCGGAAATTATCTCTTCCTGCCCCTGCTCAGCCGCATCGGTTCGATGCTTTTCCTGGGAGCCGCGTATCTCGTTTCCTTAATCCTGCTAACGGGGCAACCGCCGGTGAAATTCGTGAAGGGGGTGAATCAGTTGATCTTGGATCAGATCGCCCGCCAGCGGGAACGCCGTGCGGAGGCAGCCTTGCAAGCGAGCAAGGATGAGCTCCGCAACAATGAGCGCGAGAAGGAGCGCGAGCGCCGCCGCAAGGAGCGAGAAGCAGGGAAGCCAGCTCCCGAGCCGATCGCTACCCAGCCGGAAGCCCAGCAGGAGTTGCCACTGCGCGAAACGCCGGCACCTCAGATCATCGATGCTTCCCAGCGCCGGATCGAAGCGCCGAAGCCAGGAGACAAGCCTTTCGAGCGCAAGACACCGAGCCACCTCTCCCTTTCCGTGGCGGGCTTCGAGGACTATGAGCTGCCAGGCTTTGACCTGCTGGATGAAGTCGAGGAGACCGAGGCACCGGAAGCCAATCGTGATGAACTGCTGGCCACCCAACGGACCATCATCGACACGCTTCGCGCCTTCGGTATCGAGGTAACGCCGGGTGACATCACGCGCGGTCCGACGATCACCCGCTACGAGATCTATCCATCCACCGGTTTGCGCGTGTCCCGCATTTCCCAGCTGGAAGCAGACATTGCCCGCGCGACCTGTGCGGAGCGGATCAACATCCTCGCACCGATTCCGGGCAAGGACACCGTGGGCATCGAGCTCGCAAACTCGCAGAAGGTATCGGTGCCGCTGCGCGAGCTGCTACAGGATCCGGAATTCCGCTCGGCGAAGAAGAAGATCCCGCTCGCGCTGGGCAAAGATGTGTACGGCAAGACCGTTATCGGCGACCTCGCCGCAATGCCTCACCTGCTGGTGGCCGGCGCCACTGGCTCGGGCAAATCGGTCTGCATCAATTCGATCATTGCCTCGATGCTCTTCAAGTTCGGGCCTGATGAGCTGCGCTTCATCATGGTCGACCCGAAGGTGGTGGAAATGCAGATGTACAACAAGCTGCCCCACCTTGTCGTGCCGGTGGTGACCGATCCGAAGAAGGTGGTCGCCGCGCTGAAGTGGGTGGTAAACGAGATGGAGAAACGCTACCGGGTCTTCGCGAAAACCGGCGTGCGGAACTTCGATGCCTTCAATCACCGGGTGCGCCCGGAGAAAACCGAAGCTGCGGCCGAGGAAGCAAAGGACGACACTCCGCCATGGAATGCCGACGAGGAAGTGGACATGGAATCCATCGAATCGATCGCTGCCGCGCTGGAGTCCGGCGAGCTGGGCCCGGAGGCGGAAGAAGACGAGCTGCCGATCGAGGAAGAGAAGATCCCGGATCGTTATCCTTACATCGTGGTGCTCATCGACGAGCTCGCCGACCTGATGCAGACCGCGCCGGCGGACGTGGAAATGTGCATCGCACGTATCGCGCAGAAGGCTCGTGCCGCGGGTATCCATTTGATCATCGCCACGCAGACGCCGCGTGCCGACGTGGTGACCGGCATCATCAAGGCAAACATCCCCTGCCGCATCGCCTTCCAGGTCTCCTCGCAGCTTGATTCGCGCGTGATCCTCGACACCAAGGGGGCCGAGAAGCTCGTGGGTAAGGGCGATATGCTTTACCTGCCTCCGGGTTCCGCAAAGCTGGAGCGCTCGCAAGGTGCTTTCGTTTCGGATGAAGAAGTGGAACGCCTTGTCGACCACTGCGCGGCTCAGGCGGAACCGAACTTCGAAACGGACATCCAGCGTTCCATCGATAGCGGCGGGGATGACGGCGAGGATGAAGATGACATCTCGCCTGCCGACGAGGAGCTGATCATGAAGTGCATCG
- a CDS encoding type I phosphomannose isomerase catalytic subunit, whose amino-acid sequence MEPIVFQPLYMQRVWGGRELEQQYGRTLPDSAPYGESWEIVDREKEQSVVKGGHYDGATLHELWTEHRVEVFGEGLPNSERFPLLIKVLDARDDLSIQVHPPAHLAAQLAGEPKTEMWYIADADPGAKLYVGLKEGVSREDFEKAISKGTLEKSVHPIEPDIGESIFIPSGRLHAIGAGFLIHEIQQNSDTTYRVFDWNRMGLDGKPRELHVEESLASIDFDDFEPGMDKPTGPVIAECEYFRVEKLELSEGNATSNWNAEHFSIFSVAEGAVQCGGQRFGKGDFFLLPKGDGTVVAQKHSVLLRTTLP is encoded by the coding sequence GTGGAACCCATCGTTTTTCAGCCCCTCTACATGCAGCGCGTCTGGGGAGGACGCGAACTCGAACAGCAGTATGGCCGGACCCTGCCCGATTCAGCTCCTTACGGGGAGTCGTGGGAAATCGTGGACCGGGAGAAGGAGCAATCGGTCGTCAAAGGAGGCCATTACGATGGGGCGACTCTTCACGAACTGTGGACGGAGCATCGCGTCGAGGTTTTCGGTGAAGGCCTTCCGAACAGCGAGCGCTTTCCCTTGCTGATCAAGGTCCTCGATGCCCGTGATGACCTCTCGATCCAAGTTCATCCCCCCGCGCACCTGGCTGCGCAACTTGCCGGGGAGCCGAAAACCGAGATGTGGTACATCGCGGACGCGGATCCGGGCGCGAAGCTCTACGTGGGTCTCAAGGAAGGCGTCAGCCGCGAGGATTTCGAGAAAGCCATCAGCAAGGGCACCTTGGAAAAAAGCGTCCATCCGATTGAGCCGGACATCGGCGAGTCGATCTTCATCCCCTCCGGCCGCCTCCACGCGATCGGTGCCGGCTTTCTCATCCATGAGATCCAGCAAAACAGCGACACCACCTACCGGGTCTTCGACTGGAACCGCATGGGCCTCGACGGAAAGCCGCGCGAACTCCATGTGGAGGAATCCCTCGCCAGCATCGACTTCGATGACTTCGAGCCGGGCATGGACAAGCCGACAGGTCCGGTCATCGCGGAATGCGAGTACTTCCGGGTAGAAAAACTGGAGCTCTCCGAAGGCAACGCAACCAGCAACTGGAATGCCGAGCACTTCTCGATTTTCTCGGTCGCGGAAGGTGCCGTGCAGTGCGGTGGCCAGCGTTTCGGAAAAGGCGATTTCTTCCTGCTGCCAAAGGGCGATGGCACCGTCGTCGCCCAAAAGCACTCGGTCCTGTTGCGCACCACCCTTCCGTGA
- the folD gene encoding bifunctional methylenetetrahydrofolate dehydrogenase/methenyltetrahydrofolate cyclohydrolase FolD, whose protein sequence is MTSVIDGKAVAASVLEECRAEVAELKAKGTVPGLAVVLVGDDPASHVYVGSKVRTCADLGLHSEKIVLPAETTQEELIAVVQRLNADPAIHGILVQSPPPKHIDEEAVVRAIDPRKDVDGFHPENVAKLALEDPTGFVPCTPAGCMRLLAAAGVKTAGAEAVVIGRSMIVGKPMALLLMAKGSDATVTVAHSRSKDLPAICRRADIIVAAVGRPEMVKADWMKEGAVVIDVGINRIDDPSTKKGYRLVGDVAYDEVAPKCSAITPVPGGVGPMTIALLIKNTLQAARQLG, encoded by the coding sequence ATGACTTCCGTAATTGATGGCAAGGCGGTCGCCGCCTCCGTGCTCGAAGAATGCCGCGCCGAGGTGGCCGAACTGAAGGCAAAGGGCACTGTGCCCGGTCTCGCCGTGGTGCTCGTCGGCGATGATCCGGCATCTCATGTCTATGTCGGCTCAAAGGTCCGCACCTGCGCGGACCTGGGCCTTCACTCGGAGAAAATCGTGCTGCCCGCTGAGACAACCCAGGAGGAACTGATCGCGGTGGTCCAGCGCCTGAATGCGGATCCGGCAATCCATGGCATTTTGGTGCAGAGCCCGCCGCCAAAGCACATCGATGAAGAAGCCGTGGTCCGTGCGATCGATCCGCGCAAAGACGTGGATGGCTTCCATCCCGAGAACGTCGCAAAGCTGGCGCTGGAAGATCCGACCGGTTTTGTCCCCTGCACCCCCGCCGGCTGCATGCGTTTGCTCGCCGCCGCCGGGGTGAAGACCGCGGGCGCGGAAGCCGTGGTGATCGGCCGCAGCATGATCGTTGGCAAGCCCATGGCGCTACTGCTGATGGCAAAGGGCTCCGATGCCACCGTCACCGTCGCCCACTCCCGCAGTAAGGACCTGCCCGCCATCTGCCGCCGCGCCGATATCATCGTGGCCGCCGTCGGCCGCCCCGAAATGGTGAAGGCGGATTGGATGAAGGAAGGTGCTGTGGTGATCGACGTCGGTATCAACCGCATCGACGATCCATCCACGAAGAAGGGCTATCGTCTCGTGGGCGATGTCGCTTACGACGAAGTCGCGCCCAAGTGCTCGGCGATCACGCCGGTTCCTGGCGGCGTGGGTCCGATGACTATCGCGCTGCTGATCAAGAACACGCTACAAGCAGCACGGCAGCTCGGATGA
- a CDS encoding lysophospholipid acyltransferase family protein, with protein MARKSSEIRESGKSTFLGKLAGRIMQAYCATLRFEIVDRCGLTRPGGISGPVIYCLWHNRIFTVPAAWKKACGKHRKAVVLTSASHDGAALARAVGVFGIGSVRGSSSRRGVAALVSMLKTLREGTDVCITPDGPRGPRHVIQPGLVKLAEASGAPIIPIHVEYPACWELKTWDRFAIPKPCSKVRVIFDEALAVPRGLSEDDFETWRRRIEELMLRGTGETISHDLR; from the coding sequence ATGGCCCGGAAGAGCAGCGAGATCCGCGAGAGCGGAAAGTCCACTTTCTTGGGCAAGCTGGCGGGGCGCATCATGCAGGCCTATTGCGCCACTCTGCGCTTCGAGATCGTGGACCGGTGCGGGCTTACCCGGCCCGGGGGGATTTCCGGGCCGGTGATCTACTGCCTCTGGCACAACCGCATTTTCACCGTCCCCGCCGCGTGGAAAAAGGCCTGTGGCAAGCACCGCAAGGCGGTGGTCCTCACCAGCGCCAGCCATGACGGGGCAGCGCTCGCAAGAGCGGTCGGGGTTTTCGGCATCGGGTCGGTGCGAGGGTCCTCCTCACGACGTGGAGTCGCGGCTCTGGTCAGCATGCTGAAGACCCTGCGCGAGGGCACCGACGTGTGTATCACCCCGGACGGGCCGCGGGGTCCGCGCCACGTGATCCAGCCCGGGCTGGTGAAGCTGGCGGAGGCCAGTGGTGCACCGATCATCCCGATCCACGTGGAGTATCCTGCGTGCTGGGAGTTGAAAACCTGGGACCGTTTTGCGATTCCGAAGCCCTGTAGCAAGGTGCGCGTCATTTTCGACGAGGCGCTTGCCGTCCCGCGGGGGCTTTCCGAAGATGACTTCGAAACGTGGCGCCGCCGCATCGAGGAACTGATGCTGCGCGGCACCGGAGAAACCATTTCCCACGATCTACGATGA
- a CDS encoding FGGY family carbohydrate kinase: MYFLGIEIGHAATRVVALDLEAATVAAESVAAHAWVEGLPDGYREQDPASWIGAADLAMRQCLEALGDGRGGVSGIGVTAPSGGMVVLDEGNRIVRPAKLGIDRSAQRQADEFARAFGGAPGLIELAGNPVEPGSLAAQALWLKQHEPYHFQRAARLMTPQDFIGYWLTGESGIEAGSAATTGLFDVPQRRWSAELLEFVDGRLYDMMPPGISPLQPRGQLRPALCQAWGLPESVIVAPGSGAAALAALAVGAAGDGSVVADLSADGSLAAISDRPVVDFRGEAATLCDASGRWLTRLGMSNAVAALELVRRHYGWSGAQFEQALANTSAGANGLLFLPYLRGETTPRLPDATGVLHGITLDNFTPGNLARASAEGLALGFGYGFSRLRDLGFEPAGVRVARDAGPAFQQLLADVFGVPVVAVAGTGGPLLGAAMQAAVVYFRLNGESLGFDEIAGYIVTVDDSTRRDPDPVRHEFYEELLARQQYLVETLHTGGFL, translated from the coding sequence ATGTATTTTCTGGGAATCGAAATCGGCCACGCTGCAACCCGCGTGGTGGCGCTGGATCTCGAAGCCGCCACCGTCGCGGCCGAGTCAGTGGCCGCCCATGCGTGGGTCGAAGGGCTGCCCGACGGGTATCGGGAGCAGGATCCCGCCTCGTGGATCGGTGCCGCGGACTTGGCGATGCGCCAGTGCTTGGAAGCTCTAGGCGATGGACGTGGCGGGGTTTCCGGCATCGGAGTGACCGCTCCCAGCGGCGGCATGGTGGTCCTCGACGAAGGAAACCGCATCGTCCGTCCCGCGAAACTGGGTATCGATCGCTCGGCCCAGCGTCAGGCGGACGAATTCGCCCGTGCCTTCGGCGGAGCCCCGGGCCTGATCGAACTGGCGGGCAACCCGGTCGAACCGGGCTCGCTGGCAGCACAGGCACTGTGGCTGAAGCAGCACGAACCTTATCATTTTCAACGCGCGGCGCGTTTGATGACGCCGCAAGATTTCATCGGCTACTGGCTGACTGGAGAATCCGGCATCGAGGCTGGTTCTGCCGCGACCACGGGGCTTTTCGACGTGCCACAGCGCCGCTGGAGTGCGGAGCTTCTGGAATTCGTCGATGGTAGGCTTTATGACATGATGCCGCCGGGGATTTCCCCGCTGCAGCCGCGCGGTCAACTCCGGCCGGCGCTCTGTCAGGCATGGGGTCTGCCGGAAAGCGTGATCGTGGCACCCGGTTCGGGAGCCGCTGCCCTCGCCGCTTTGGCGGTAGGAGCTGCGGGCGATGGCTCGGTGGTGGCGGATCTTTCGGCCGACGGCTCGCTGGCCGCGATTTCGGATCGCCCCGTTGTCGATTTCCGAGGGGAGGCAGCCACGCTATGCGATGCTTCCGGGCGCTGGCTGACCCGCCTCGGCATGTCGAATGCGGTGGCGGCTCTCGAATTGGTCCGGCGGCACTATGGTTGGTCTGGAGCACAATTCGAGCAGGCGCTCGCAAACACCAGCGCCGGGGCCAACGGCTTGCTCTTCCTCCCCTATCTGCGGGGAGAAACGACCCCTCGCCTGCCGGATGCCACCGGGGTCCTGCACGGGATCACTCTCGACAATTTCACGCCGGGCAATCTGGCCCGTGCCTCCGCAGAGGGCCTTGCACTTGGCTTCGGCTATGGCTTCAGCCGCCTGCGGGATCTTGGCTTCGAGCCTGCAGGCGTCCGCGTGGCGCGGGATGCTGGTCCGGCTTTCCAGCAACTGCTCGCCGATGTCTTCGGGGTGCCGGTAGTCGCGGTGGCCGGCACGGGTGGCCCGCTGCTGGGCGCAGCCATGCAGGCAGCGGTGGTGTATTTCCGGCTCAACGGCGAATCACTCGGCTTCGACGAAATCGCGGGCTACATCGTCACGGTGGACGATTCCACCCGCCGAGATCCCGATCCGGTGCGGCATGAGTTTTACGAGGAGCTACTGGCCCGGCAGCAATATTTGGTCGAGACCCTCCACACGGGAGGTTTCCTGTAA
- a CDS encoding iron-sulfur cluster assembly scaffold protein — protein MSDFEQKVREALASPQNQGEIADADAVGTVGSPDCGDMLRMWLKFTEKDGKRVIDRASFQSFGCQTAIAVASMATELLKGKTAEEARELSANELTGDLGPLPPMKIHCGQLVEGALKNALDQTPAATSATPVGTTLSETMKQPAGKIRIVPVD, from the coding sequence GTGAGCGATTTCGAACAGAAAGTCCGCGAGGCCTTGGCCTCCCCCCAGAATCAAGGAGAGATCGCCGATGCCGACGCCGTCGGAACGGTGGGTTCGCCGGACTGCGGGGACATGCTGCGGATGTGGCTGAAGTTCACCGAAAAGGACGGCAAGCGGGTGATCGACCGCGCCTCCTTCCAATCCTTCGGCTGCCAGACCGCGATCGCCGTCGCCTCCATGGCCACCGAGCTGCTCAAGGGAAAGACCGCCGAGGAAGCGCGCGAGCTCTCCGCAAATGAACTCACCGGCGACCTTGGCCCTCTCCCGCCCATGAAAATCCACTGCGGCCAGTTGGTCGAAGGTGCTCTGAAGAATGCGCTTGATCAAACCCCGGCCGCTACCTCGGCGACCCCGGTGGGAACCACTCTTTCCGAGACCATGAAGCAGCCCGCCGGAAAGATCCGCATCGTGCCGGTGGATTGA
- a CDS encoding GNAT family N-acetyltransferase has product MRIRRAHPKDLRAIKEIDPMAKRRGHLLKQALQERGLFVLVEKERLLAFAILRRGFFERFFLELLLVHPDHRREGWGTRLIERMEKLAEAKGELWTSTNQSNRTMKRLLHARGYRQAGKIIGLDEGDPELFFVKALR; this is encoded by the coding sequence GTGAGAATCCGGCGCGCGCATCCGAAGGATCTCAGGGCAATCAAGGAGATCGACCCTATGGCCAAACGCCGCGGGCACCTTCTCAAGCAGGCACTTCAGGAGAGAGGCCTATTCGTGTTGGTGGAAAAGGAGCGGCTGCTGGCATTTGCCATTCTCAGGCGTGGCTTTTTCGAACGTTTTTTCCTCGAGCTGCTGTTGGTCCATCCCGATCACCGGCGTGAAGGCTGGGGTACTCGATTGATCGAAAGGATGGAGAAACTCGCCGAAGCGAAAGGCGAACTCTGGACCTCCACCAACCAATCCAACCGGACCATGAAGCGTCTGCTTCACGCTCGAGGCTATCGTCAGGCTGGAAAAATAATCGGTCTCGATGAAGGAGATCCGGAGCTCTTCTTCGTCAAGGCGCTTCGCTAG
- a CDS encoding ATP-binding cassette domain-containing protein, translated as MLELQDVSFTIQKDGESVNLVDQVNIKVPRGHFMAIVGPSGCGKTTLLKVIAGLNPESAGGLFWEGRNLSIEGDLDASDIGYVPQFSIAYDPLTVDESVEAATRLRVKVRNMEDLDQRIDRVLEETGLAAIADRQVKVLSGGQKRRLGLAMELVSDPKLLLCDEVTSGLDPRSEREIVRLLHDLSRKEGRIVLSVTHSLAHLELYDSILVLHEGRVAFHGPPDQVTHYFSVHDTEEIYPKLATQTSERWQSSWMKHREPYYTKLERNRQRLVDAGSLEMPRQEEAPDPSATTPLGTKPQPEKVRTPGFFTQFTTLLSRRWRIFFRDRGQVFLQLAILICFPLLVTLFSEDAKGQIANLSDTRQTDIKEMISEEAMVKKGQVQVGSAVSGIIMFQVILLCLMASNNSAREIAAERPIFEKEKFGGLRPTAYLASKVTFLACLVLAQSLWMAVFVNMFAPFRGGTGGFESHIIFLLLVNGGMTAICLGISSLMRTAEQASLLSIYLVGFQLPLSGAVLALPGAVESFTRPFISAYWAWSGSVKALEPKVQDAVQTVISTSLSEKQVCMYILAFHIGAGLIAAWIGTRRHQWD; from the coding sequence GTGCTCGAACTCCAGGACGTAAGTTTCACCATTCAGAAGGACGGCGAGTCCGTGAACCTCGTCGATCAGGTCAATATCAAGGTCCCGCGCGGGCACTTCATGGCGATCGTCGGGCCATCGGGCTGCGGTAAGACCACCCTGCTGAAGGTCATCGCCGGCCTGAATCCCGAGTCCGCGGGCGGCCTCTTCTGGGAAGGCCGGAACCTCTCGATCGAAGGGGATCTCGATGCCTCGGATATCGGCTACGTACCCCAGTTCTCCATCGCCTATGATCCCCTCACGGTGGACGAGTCCGTCGAAGCGGCGACCCGTCTCCGCGTGAAGGTCCGCAATATGGAAGATCTGGATCAACGGATCGACCGGGTGCTGGAAGAGACCGGCCTCGCTGCCATCGCGGATCGTCAGGTCAAGGTGCTGTCCGGTGGCCAAAAGCGCCGCCTCGGCCTCGCGATGGAACTCGTGTCCGATCCCAAGCTTCTTCTTTGCGACGAAGTGACCAGCGGTCTCGACCCGCGCTCGGAACGCGAGATTGTCCGCCTGCTCCACGATCTTTCGCGGAAGGAAGGCCGCATCGTGCTCTCCGTCACTCACTCGCTGGCCCATCTCGAGCTCTACGACTCCATCCTGGTCCTCCATGAAGGTCGCGTGGCCTTCCATGGTCCGCCCGATCAAGTCACCCACTACTTCTCCGTACATGATACGGAGGAGATCTACCCGAAGCTCGCCACCCAGACTTCCGAGCGCTGGCAGAGCTCATGGATGAAGCACCGGGAACCCTACTACACCAAGCTGGAGCGGAACCGCCAGCGCCTGGTGGACGCGGGTAGCCTGGAAATGCCGCGTCAGGAGGAAGCCCCCGATCCCTCGGCGACCACCCCGCTCGGGACCAAGCCGCAGCCCGAGAAAGTTCGCACGCCGGGCTTCTTTACCCAATTCACCACCCTGCTTTCCCGCCGCTGGAGGATCTTCTTCCGGGACCGTGGGCAGGTCTTCCTGCAGCTCGCGATCCTGATCTGCTTTCCCCTGCTCGTGACGCTTTTCTCGGAAGATGCGAAAGGCCAGATCGCGAATCTTTCCGATACCCGCCAGACGGATATCAAGGAAATGATCAGCGAGGAGGCCATGGTGAAAAAGGGGCAGGTCCAGGTGGGCTCCGCCGTCTCCGGCATCATCATGTTCCAAGTCATCTTGCTCTGCCTGATGGCCTCGAACAATTCCGCCCGCGAGATCGCCGCCGAGCGCCCGATCTTCGAGAAAGAGAAGTTCGGCGGCCTACGGCCCACGGCCTACTTGGCCAGCAAGGTGACCTTCCTCGCCTGTCTTGTGCTCGCCCAGTCGCTCTGGATGGCGGTCTTCGTGAATATGTTCGCGCCCTTCCGCGGCGGGACCGGAGGCTTTGAGAGCCACATCATCTTCCTCCTGCTGGTAAATGGCGGGATGACGGCGATCTGCCTCGGGATCTCCTCCCTGATGCGCACGGCCGAGCAGGCTTCCTTGCTTTCGATTTATCTGGTCGGCTTCCAATTGCCCCTTTCCGGTGCCGTTCTTGCTCTTCCCGGTGCCGTCGAGAGCTTCACCCGGCCTTTCATCTCCGCTTACTGGGCTTGGTCCGGTAGCGTGAAGGCGCTCGAACCGAAAGTGCAGGATGCCGTTCAGACGGTGATCAGCACCTCCCTCTCCGAGAAACAGGTCTGCATGTACATCCTCGCCTTCCACATCGGGGCTGGCCTCATCGCCGCTTGGATTGGAACCCGCCGCCACCAGTGGGATTGA
- a CDS encoding HesB/IscA family protein, whose translation MISITDKAAAELRQLLERKGATPDQGLRLAVKKGGCAGWQYVMEIAAAEEGDAVVESSGARVFVAGDSTSKLSGCQIDYCDDLNDSGFRIENPNAARSCGCGTSFETASEPTPEPVEDCGKN comes from the coding sequence ATGATCTCAATCACCGACAAGGCGGCCGCTGAATTGCGGCAACTGCTGGAGCGCAAGGGAGCAACGCCTGACCAAGGGCTGCGGCTCGCCGTGAAAAAAGGCGGCTGCGCCGGCTGGCAGTACGTTATGGAAATCGCCGCCGCCGAGGAGGGCGATGCCGTGGTGGAATCGTCCGGGGCACGCGTTTTCGTGGCAGGCGATAGCACCTCGAAACTCTCCGGCTGCCAGATCGACTACTGCGACGACCTGAACGACTCGGGATTCCGGATTGAGAATCCCAATGCGGCCCGTTCCTGCGGCTGTGGCACCTCTTTCGAAACTGCCAGCGAACCCACTCCCGAGCCGGTCGAAGACTGCGGCAAGAACTAA
- a CDS encoding zinc ribbon domain-containing protein: MSPNIQALLVLQDRDRRLRTLAEDLDRVPKDEARAKERLAGDEAAVRKAKEELQANEVEIKKVELDVGTRKTTIARLKTQQFETRKNDEYQALGNEIIRYEKDVDGLETKELELMERADALRGTLTTAEQALAKTKGLVDEDLTKLADRRTRVSAEAAEVKVERERLAKEAPESLMPLYERLLKTKNSLAVVPVSGGKCSGCHIKLVASTLVKVNSGTEGVQCESCGRLLYAEE; encoded by the coding sequence ATGTCTCCAAATATCCAAGCCTTGCTGGTGCTTCAGGATCGTGACCGCCGCCTGCGCACCCTGGCCGAGGATCTGGACCGGGTTCCGAAGGATGAAGCCCGCGCCAAGGAGCGCCTCGCCGGAGACGAAGCCGCGGTCCGCAAGGCCAAGGAAGAACTCCAAGCCAACGAGGTGGAGATCAAGAAGGTGGAGCTCGATGTGGGAACCCGCAAAACCACGATCGCGCGACTGAAGACCCAGCAGTTCGAGACCCGGAAAAACGACGAGTATCAGGCACTTGGGAACGAGATCATCCGCTACGAAAAGGACGTGGACGGCCTCGAAACCAAGGAGCTGGAACTGATGGAGCGGGCTGATGCCCTGCGCGGCACCCTCACCACCGCCGAACAGGCGCTGGCAAAGACGAAGGGGCTGGTAGATGAAGATTTGACGAAACTGGCTGACCGCCGGACGCGTGTAAGCGCCGAAGCGGCAGAGGTGAAAGTGGAACGGGAGCGTCTGGCGAAGGAGGCTCCGGAATCCCTGATGCCTCTCTACGAACGACTCCTGAAGACCAAGAACAGCCTCGCGGTGGTCCCCGTCTCCGGCGGCAAATGCAGCGGCTGTCACATCAAGCTGGTGGCATCCACACTGGTGAAGGTGAATTCCGGCACCGAAGGCGTGCAGTGCGAGAGCTGCGGCCGCCTTCTCTACGCGGAAGAGTGA